The genomic DNA CGAGCCCTTGATCGCCTTCGGCTCGGTGATGTACTCGACGACGCGCTGGCGCTGCCGCGGCTCGTCGCGCTGGTCATCGCCCTCGGAGCCGCCGCGGCGACGACGCCCGCGGCGCCCTCCCCCGGACTCGTCCTGGTCGCGCTCCGGCGTACGGTCGTCACGACCGGGGCGGGCAGGAAGCGGGACGATCTCCGGTGCATAGAAGTGCAGCTGGGTCGACACCTGCGACACGAAGACCTCGGGCAGCAGTCCGAGCGACACCGCGGTGACGGCCGCGGGCTTCACCGGCTGCGCAGGGGCCTCGGGCTCGGCAGGGGCCTCGGGCTCGGCAGGAGCCTCGGACTCGGCAGGAGTTTCGGGCTCGGCAGGAGTTTCGGGCTCGGCAGGAGTTTCGGGCTCGGCAGGCGCCTCGGACTCCGCGGGAGCCTCGGACTCCGCGGGAGTTTCCGACTCCGCGGGAGCCTCGGACTCGGCAGGAGCATCCTCCGTCAGAGCCTGCGCCGCGGGAGCCTCGCTCTCCGCCTCGAGCTCTGCGGCGTCGGTGGGCGCCGTCAGCGGCTCCGCGGCATCAGCCGGGGCGTCGAGGGCGGGGGCGTTGTTGTCATTGTTCTCATCGGCCATCTCTGGCGTGCTCCCTGGCACGGTCCACTGCGTGTCCCGTGAAATCTCATGCGGCACCCGCGGGTGCCGCGAACTCAATCGGCCTGCGACCGGCTCATGGCTCTGGTCGCGTGGGGCATGGGCCCCGAAGTCTGCTCGACGCGTGTCGCGGCAACGCCGTTCATCGCATCACAGGTCATTATCGCACCAAGTCGGTCCGATCGCGGCATCCCGTCGCTCACCACCCGTTTTCTCCGGGCGGTTCTCGCCCTTTCCATAGCCGTCGCTGGGATAATCCTGAGCATGAGCGAGCAGCGCACCCGCCCCGTCGTCTATGCCGTGTGGTTGATCATCGCGAGCGTCATCGGCTGGTACGCCGCCTTCCAGCTCACCGTCGAGAAGTTCGCACTGCTGGAGAAGCCGCAGGAAGCGCTCGGGTGCGATCTCAGCCCGTTCATCCAGTGCAGCGTCAACCTGCAGTCGTGGCAGGGATCGGTGTTCGGCTTCCCGAACCCGATCATCGGTCTCACCGGCTGGATGGCGCCGCTCGTCGTCGGCGTCGCGATCCTCGCCGGGGCGCGGTTCCCGCGGTGGTTCTGGGCGGCGTTCGGGGCGGGCATCACCTTCGCCTTCGGCCTCGTGTGCTGGTTGATCGCGCAGAGCCTGTACAGCCTCTTCGTGCTCTGCCCCTGGTGCATGGTCACCTGGGCCGTGACGATCCCCACCTTCTTCGCCACGATGGTCCATCTGGCCCGCAACGGCACCTTCACAAGCAACGCGAAGGTCCGAGCGCGCGCCGAGAAGCTCATGCCGTGGGTGCCGCTGGCGACCGTCATCGCGTACGCGCTCATCATCTTCCTCGCGCAGCTGCAGGGACTCGACTTCCTCGGCGAGATGGCGAAGATCCTCTTCTGATCTCTCCGTGAGAACGACGAAGCCCGTCCGCCATTCCGGCGGACGGGCTTCGTCGTGAGGGTCGGGATCAGTCGAACCAGATGCCCAGCTCGCGGGCGGCCGACTCGGGGCTGTCCGAGCCGTGCACGAGGTTCTGCTGCACCTGGAGCCCCCAGTCGCGACCGAAGTCACCACGGATGGTGCCGGGCGCGGCGGTCGTGGGGTCGGTCGTGCCGGCGAGAGAGCGGAAGCCCTCGATGACACGGTTGCCGGCGAGACGGATCGCCACCGAGGGGCCGGACATCATGAACTCGAGCAGGGGCTCGTAGAACGGCTTGCCCTCGTGCTCGGCGTAGTGCGCGGCGAGCAGGTCGCGGTCGGGCTCGACGAGGCGGATGTCGACGAGGGCGTATCCCTTCGCCTCGATGCGGGCGAGGATCGTGCCGGTGAGGCCGCGGGCGACACCGTCCGGCTTGACGAGGACGAGGGTTTCTTCGGTGGCCATGTCATTCACTCTCTGTGTCTGCGTTCTGCGCGGTCGGAGCCCCGCTCGGGCGTCGTGCGTCCAGGCGTGCCCCCATGATGGTCGCATACGCCCACATGCCGCCGAAAATCAGGACGACGAGAAGCACCGCAGGGACGGCGATGGCCGACAACGCGACCACGATCTGCACGATCCACCCGGCGGGGATCGCCCAGGGCTTCGTGATCATGCCCGCGATGACGACGCAGGCCACGGCCACGACGGCACCGCCCACGATCCCCCACCACTGCTCGATGCCCGCCGGCAGAGCCTTCAGGCCGAAGATGGTGAGGCCGACGAGGAAGACGACGATCGCCTCGAAGCCGAGCACCACCGGGGCGAGCTTCTGCACGAGGGTGCGCGGGGCGCGCGGTCGACGCGGGGCGGCGGCGGCACTCATGCGCGCCACCCCGACTTCCAGTCCTCCTCTTCGGAGAGCGCGATCGCCTCGCCCGCGAGCACGACGGAGCCGGCGATGACCACGGCCCGACGATCCGACGAGGCCGCCCATTCCCGGGCCGCGTCCGCGGCGTCTGCGAGGGACGGGTGCACGGTGGCGCGCCGTCCGGCCTGTTCGACGAGATCGGCGATGAGGTCGGCATCGCTGGCGCGGTCCGACTCCGGCGCGGTCGCGAAGACGTGCGCGGCGGCCGGCGCGAGCCGCGCGACGATCCCCGCTGCGTCCTTGTCCGCGAGGACGCCGAGCACCAGGCCCCACTCGTCGAAGTCGAAGCTGTCGTCCAGCGCCTGGGCGAGCGCCGCGGCGCCGTGCGGGTTGTGCGCGGCGTCGACGATGACGGTGGGAGCGATGCCGAGGAGCTGCAGGCGGCCGGGAGACGTGCTGCCCTGGAGTCCGTCGGAGATCACGCCGCCGGCGATCGCCTGGCCGGCGCCGCCGATGAGCGACTCGACGGCGGCGACGGCCAGCGCGGCGTTGTGGCCCTGGTGCGCGCCGTACAGCGGCAGGTACTCCTCCTCGTACTGCCCCGCGAGGCCCCGGATGGTGAGGAGCTGACCGCCGACGGCGAGCTTCTGCTCGGCGAGCCCGAAGTCCTCGCCTTCGAAGGCGATGGTGGCATGGCGCTCCGCGGCCACGCGGCGCAGCACCTCGGCGGCCTCGGCGGGCTGGTGGGCGGAGACGACGGCGGCGCCCTCCTTGATGATGCCGGCCTTGACCTGGGCGATCTCGGCGATCGTGCTTCCCAGGCGGTCCGCGTGGTCGATGTCGATCGGAGCGAACACCGCCACGTCGCCGTCGGCGGTGTTCGTGGAGTCCCACTCCCCGCCCATGCCGACCTCGAGCACGAGCACGTCGACGGGTGCGTCGGCGACCGCGACGAAGGCGAGGACCGTGAGGAGCTCGAAGAACGTCAGCGGGGCCTCCCCCGCCGCCTCGAGCTCGGCGTCGACGATCCCCACGAACGGCTCGATCTCGTCCCAGGCGTCGGCGACGGCCTCATCGGAGATCGGCTCGCCGTCGATCATGATGCGCTCCGTGAAGCGCTCCAGGTGCGGGCTCGTGAACAGGCCGGTGCGCAGGTCATGGGCACGCAGCAGGCTCTCGATCATCCGCGCGGTCGACGTCTTGCCGTTGGTGCCGGTGATGTGGATGACGCGGTAGGTGCGCTGCGGATCGTCGAGGTACTCGAGGATCCGCGCCGTCCGCTCCTTGCGTGGCTGCACCCAGCGTTCCCCGGCACGGCTCAGCAGCGTCTCGTAGACGGCGTCGGCCCGGTCTCTCGCACTCATGCGCCCACCTTCTCCAGGTTCGTGTCGATCGTGACGAGGAGCGGCGCCTTCCCGGCCCCGAGGGCCTTCGCCCCGCTCCGATGCACGCCGTCTCCGGGGCTGGTGACCTCGTCGACGAGCCGGTCGAGGTCGTCGGTCGGCTGCACGGCGAACGCCACGGCGAGCGTCTCGGCGGCGATGAGGTCGGCATGGGTCTCCAGCGCCGCCGCCTCCGCGGGAGCGGCGTTGAGGGCCAGCACGATCCGGTCGCTGACGTCGAGCCCGGCGTTCTTGCGCGCCTCCTGCACGACGCGGATGGCGTCGCGGGCGATGCCCTCGGCTTCCAGCTCCGGCGTCGTGTCGGTGTCGAGCAGGACGAACCCTCCGGACGGGACGATGGCCAGGGCCTCCCCCTCGGGGCGACCCGTGGTCTCGAGGACGAGGTCGTACTCGGCGGGCTCCAGCTCGATGCCGCCGGCGGTCACGACGCCGTCGGTCTCGGACCAGTCACCCGAGCGCGCGGCCTGGATGGCCTTCTGCACGTCCTTGCCGAGGCGCGGACCCGCGGCGCGGGCGTTCACGCTCAGCCGGTGGCTGATGCCATACTCCCCGGCTGCCTCATCGGTCAGCGGGACGAGCTCGACGGTCTTCACGTTGAGCTCCTCGCGGAGGATGTCCTCGAACTGGCCGAGGTCGCCCGCGAGCGGAGAGACCACCGTGAGCCGTGCGAGCGGCAGGCGCACGCGCAGCTTCTCCTTCTTGCGCAGCGCGTTGCCGACGCTCGACAGCTCACGGACGGCATCCATGGCGTCGCGGATCTCGTCGGCGGCAGGGAACTGATCCGCATCCGGCCAGTCCTGCAGGTGCACGCTGCGCCCGCCGGTGAGACCCTGCCACACGCGCTCGCTGATCAGCGGGACGAGCGGCGCGGCCACGCGGCACAGCGTCTCCAGCACGGTGTACAGGGTGTCGAACGCCTCGCGGCTCTTCGGGTCGTCCGTCACGCCCACCCAGAACCGGTCGCGCGAACGGCGGATGTACCAGTTCGTCAGCACCTCGCCGAAGTCGCGCAGTCGCGCGGACGCGGTGGTCGAGTCCAGACCCTCCAGATCGGCCCGGACCTCGCGGACGAGGTCGCCCAGCCGCGCGAGGATGTACCGGTCGAGGACGTCGGTCGAGTCGGTGCGCCACGACGCCTCGTACCCGCCTCCCTGGGGTGCCGAGCCTGTCGAAGCATTCGCATACGTCGCGAAGAAGTACCACGAGTTCCACAGCGGCAGCAGGAACTCCCGCACGCCGGACCGGATGCCCTCCTCGGTGACGATGAGGTTGCCGCCACGGAGCACTGCGCTCGACATCAGGAACCAGCGCATCGCGTCGGACCCGTCGCGGTCCAGAACCTCGGACACGTCGGGGTAGTTCCGCAGCGACTTCGACATCTTGTAGCCGTCGCTGCCGAGCACGATGCCGTGGCAGCTGACGCCCGTGAACGCCGGGCGGTTGAACAACGCCGTCGAGAGCACGTGCATGACGTAGAACCAGCCGCGGGTCTGGCCGATGTACTCCACGATGAAGTCGGCCGGGGAGTGCGAGTCGAACCACTCCTGGTTCTCGAACGGATAGTGCACCTGGGCGTAGGGCATCGAGCCGGAGTCGAACCACACGTCGAAGACGTCGCCGATGCGCCGCATCGTGCTCTTGCCCGTGGGGTCGTCGGGGTTCGGCCTGGTCAGATCGTCGATGTAGGGGCGGTGCAGGTCCACCTCGCCCTCGGGGTTGCGCGGCAGCGTGCCGAAGTCGCGCTCCAGCTCCTCCAGCGAGCCGTAGGCGTCGACGCGCGGGTACTCCGGGTCGTCGCTCTTCCAGATCGGGATGGGCGAGCCCCAGTAGCGGTTGCGGCTGATCGACCAGTCGCGGGCGCCCTCGAGCCACTTGCCGAACTGCCCCTCCTTCACGTTCTCCGGCACCCAGGTGATCTGCTCGTTGTTCGCGAGGAGGTCGTCCTTGATGTCGGTGACCCGGATGAACCAGCTCGACACGGCCTTGTAGATGAGGGGGTTCCGGCAGCGCCAGCAGTGCGGGTAGGAGTGCTCGTAGCTCTGCAGCCGGACCAGGCGACCGTTGTCGCGGATGATCCGCACGAGCGGGGTGTTCGCGTCCATCCACAGCTCGCCCGCGACATCCGTGACGTTCGGGAGGAAGCGCCCGCCGTCGTCGAGGGACAGGATCGTCGGGATGCCCGCAGCGCCGGCGACGCGCTGGTCGTCCTCACCGTAGGCGGGTGCTTGGTGGACGATGCCGGTGCCGTCGGTGGTGGTGACGTAGTCGTCGACGAGGATGCGCCAGGCGTTCCCCGTGCCGTAGGTCTCCTCGTCCGCGTAGTAGTCGAACAGGCGGTCGTAGGTGACGTCGGCCAGCTCCGCACCGCGCAGCGTGGCGTCGACCGCGGCGAGCGCGTCCTCCGGGCTCTCGTAACCGAGATCCTTGGCGTACCCGCCGAGCAGATCCTTCGCGAGCAGGTAGCGGTGCGCAGAGGCCTCGACCGCGAGCTGGTCGGCCGAGGGAGCGGCGCGCCCCTGGTGCACGTCGGAGGCGCCGGCGGGACCGGCGGGCAGCACGACGTACTCGATGTCCGGCCCCACGGCGAGCGCGAGGTTGGTCGGCAGGGTCCACGGGGTCGTCGTCCAGGCGAGGGCGCGCACGCCGGTGAGCCCGAGCGCCTCGGCCTTGGCGCCGGTGAGCGGGAAGGTGACCGTGACCGACGGGTCCTGTCGCATCTGGTAGACGTCGTCGTCCATGCGCAGCTCGTGGGCGGACAACGGCGTCTCATCGCGCCAGCAGTACGGGAGCACACGGTAGCCCTCGTAGGCGAGCCCCTTGTCGTACAGGGTCTTGAAGGCCCAGAGCACGCTCTCCATGTAGCCGAGGTCGAGCGTCTTGTAGCCGCGCTCGAAGTCCACCCACCGGGCCTGGCGGGTGACGTAGTCCTCCCACTCCCGCGTGTACTTCAGGACCGAGGAGCGCGCCTTCTCGTTGAAGACGTCGATCCCCATCTCCTCGATCTCGCTCTTCTCGGTGATCCCGAGCTGCTTCATCGCCTCGAGCTCGGCGGGGAGCCCGTGGGTGTCCCATCCGAAGACGCGGTCGACCTTGTGCCCGATCATGGTCTGGAAGCGCGGGAACACGTCCTTCGCGTAGCCCGTGAGCAGGTGGCCGTAGTGCGGCAGACCGTTCGCGAAGGGAGGGCCGTCGTAGAACACCCACTCGGGAGCGCCTTCGCGCTGCTCGATGGAGGCGCGGAAGGTGTCGTCGGTCTTCCAGAAGTCGAGCACCTCCTCCTCGATCTGCGGGAAGCGGGGGCTCGGCGCCACAGTGGTGGCCTGGTCGGCGGCGGGGCCGAAGGAGGAGCGCGGGTAGGTCATGGTCTCTCGCAGTGGTCGTCGTGGCGGATGCTGCTGCGAGGACGATCCTCGCGGACCGCGGTACCACCTCGCGTGCCCCTGCGTCCCCTCGACAAGCTCAGAGACCCACGGACCACTCTCACTGCGGCTGTGACGGGCCTGCCCCGCTCGGTTCTACTGAGTCCGTCGCCGGACCGTTCTTCCGAGAGCTCCCCGGTGATGGCCGGATCGATGCTCGTGTGCCCATTGTACGCGTGCTCCTCCTCCCGCGGATTCTCTTCGACGTCGCAGGACCCGGGGACATCCCTGCGACCCGGGGCGGGATCTGCGACATCACGCCGTGCGAGCACGATGCAGTCCCTGGGCGACGGCGCGCATGACGAGGTCCTGCACCGCGGGCCACTCGTCCATCACCTGGTGGTAGCCCAGACGGATGACGTGGTAGCCGCGCAGCTTCAGCTCCGCCTCGTGGCGGTTGTCCTGGTCGCGCTGGGCTCCGACATGCGTGCCGCCGTCGATCTGCAGCACGAGCCGCTCGCCGATCAGGGCGTCCACTCGGTGCCCGGCGATCCACGTCTGGAAGCGCAGCGGCAGCCGGAGCCAGCGCAGTCGCACGCGCAGGTAGGTCTCGAGCCCCGCATCCGCGAACGGCAGCGCCTCGGCCAGGAGCCGCCGCGCGCGCGGTCCCCAGCGGAGTCGGAGCAGGCTCTCTCGATCGACGAGCCCCTTGTTCAATGCCGACTCCCAGGTCGCGAGCGCCTGTTCGTACGGCTCGCACGTGGACACCAGGCTCAGCACGTTCTCGATCGGGTCCTCCAGGGCATCGGGGTGTCGCGGGACCAGAGGCCGAGCCCAGTGCACGCGGGCCTCCGGCGGCTTCCCGCCCCGGCTGCCCGGGCTGGCCGCGAGGTGAAGGCGCGGTCTCTCGTCGTGCACCCAGATGCCCAGCCGCCGCGCCTGCGTCACGCACGTCAGCAGAACACCGTGTTGCGCCGCGGTCACCCGACGCGGATCGGCGTCGGGCAGCGCCACCCACCCCACCCGCACCCGCTGGATCATCCGCTCCGAGACCGCCGTCTCGAGGTCGTACCGGCTGACCCCGTATTCCCGGAGCCGCTCGACCCGCGCGACTCCGTCGACCTCGCGCATCGCCTGCAGCAGCCGTGCCCGCCTCATCCCGTTCATGCCCCCGATGCTGCTCCCCATCCCCTCCCGTGCTCCCCACCCCGGCCAGCTCCTCCCATTCCCTGTGCACAACTCCCCCCACACCCCCTCCCGTGCAGCCCGAGTCCCTCTCCTCCGGACCCCCGCTCGATGTCGCAGATTCCCGCCCACGTCGGAGGAACCCGCCGAGGGCCTGCGACGCGGCGCAGATCAGCGATCTCTCGCAGGCTGAGGCCCGGAGCCACGGAGCTGGGTCAGGGCCGCGGTGGGCCGGGGCCAGGTCGCAGATTGGGACTCCTGTCGCAGGGGCTGCGCGAGAGGGGGCGACACGGTGAGGATCTGCGACCTGGGACCGGAGCAGGACGGAGTGAGGGTGTCGGAGCGAGGACATAGCCTCGGAGGATGCCGAACTCCCCGACCGCACCCCGTGTGTCCGCGCCCGACCTCCCGCCCGTGCTGGAGCCCCGTGAAGCCGCGCGCCGGGCCGACCTCCTCGCCGCCGCGCTGGAGCTCACGGGCACCGTCGACCTCGCGTACGCCACGCTCGAGCAGTGCGCGGTCCAGGCGGACGCCGACAGCATCGACCTCACCGGGGCCACGCTCCTCGACGTCGACCTGCCCGAACCGCGCATCGCGTCGCTCCGGCTGCGGAACGCGAGCATCCGTCGACTCCGGATCACGGGCGGCCGCATCGGGACCCTCGACCTCGGTGACGCCCGCGTGGCCGAGCTCGAGCTGCGGGACGTGCGCATCGACTACCTGAACCTGGGCGCCGCCCGCGCCGAAGACGTCGACGTCGTGGGATGCGCCGTCCGCACGATCGACATCCCGCAGGCCGAACTGACACGCGTCCGGTTCCAGGCCACGCGCAGCGACGAGGTCGACCCCCGGGGCCTGCGCGCGAAGGACGTGGACCTCCGCGGCCTCGACGCGCTCTCCTACCTCGACGTCCAGAGCCTGCGCGGCACCACGCTCTCGTCGGTGCAGGTGCAGCAGCTCGCCCCGGTGATGGCGGCCGGGCTCGGGATCACCGTCACGGACTGACGGGGCCGCTGGCCGCGAGCAGCTCCCGGGTGAACGGATGCTGCGGCGCCGCGAACACCGCCGCCGTGGGCCCCTGCTCGACGATCCGGCCGTCCTGCATGACCAGGACGTCGTCCGCGACGGCGCCGACGACGTCGAGGTCGTGGGAGACGAAGACCATCGTGAGCCGCCGCTCCTCCTGCACCCGCCCGAGGAGCCGGAGCACCCGCTCGCGCACCGAGGGGTCGAGGGCGGAGACGGGCTCGTCCAGCACCAGCACGTCCGGGTCCGCCGCGAGAGCGCGGGCCAGGGCCGCCCGTTGCCGCTGCCCGCCCGACAGCGCCGCCGGCCGTCGGGCCGCCAGACTCGCATCGAGCCCGACCTCCGCGAGCAGCGCCGCCACCCGCTTCCGACGCGCACCACGCGGCACCCCTCCCGCCTCCAGTGCCTCCTCCAGCGACCGCCCGACCGTCCACCGCGGGTCGAAGGCGCCGAGCGGGTTCTGGTGCACGAGCTGCACGCGCGGCGTTCCGGTCCAGCGCAGCACTCCGGTGTCCGGCCTCTCGACGCCCACCAGCATCCGGGCGAGGGTCGTCTTGCCCGATCCGGATTCGCCGACGATGCCCAGCGTCCGACCGGCAGACACCGTGAACGAGGCGTCGACGACGGCGGCCACCCCGCCGAACGCCTTGGACACCTCCTCGGCGACGACCACGACGTCCGAGGACGCCGCACGCTCCTCCCGCGGCTCATGCATCGTCGCCGCGATGAGCTGCCGCGTGTACGGGTGCTGGGGGGCGGCGAGCACCTCCGCGACCGGGCCGGACTCCACGATCCGGCCGTCCTTCATCACGAGCACGCGATCCGCCACCCGCCGCACGGCCGCGAAGTCGTGGCTGATGAACACCACGGCGGTGCCGTCGTCGGCGATCTCCCGCAGCAGCACGAGGATCCGGGCCTGCACGGTCGCGTCCAGGGCCGTGGTGGGCTCATCAGCGACGAGCACCGCGGGGTTCCCGGCGAGCGCCGAGGCGATGAGCGCGCGCTGCCGCAATCCTCCGGAGAGCTCCTGCGGACGCTGCCGTGCACGGCGGTCGGGGTCGGGCATCCACACCCGTCCGAGAAGCTCCCGCACCCGCGCGGCGAGGGCCGCGCGCCCGCGCACGAGGCGGTGCAGCCGCAGCGGCTCGGCGATCTCGTCCGCGATCCGTCGCAACGGGTCCAGTGACACGAGGGCGTCCTGCGAGACGAGGCCGATCCTGGTCCCCCGGAGCCGCCGCCAGCCGCGCTCGGTCAGGGTGGCGGCGTCCACCCCGTCGATGCGGAGCCGGTCGACGGCGACGTCTGCCGTCGGCGGCGTGAGGCCGAGCAGAGCGCGGGCCGAGAGCGACTTCCCCGCCCCCGACTCCCCCACGATCGCCACGCACTCGCCGGCGTCCACCGTGAACGAGACGTCCTCCACGACGGGAGTCCCCGCGAAGGCGATCCGCAGCCCCTCGACCTCCAGCGCCGCACTCATGCGTCCCTCCCGTCCGCCCGCGCTCGGAGGATGCGTCCGACCACCGTCGCGCACACCACCGTCAGCGTGATCGCGAGTCCGGGGAAGACCGACACCCACCAGGCCTGTCCGAGCACATTGCGCCCGCCGGCGAGCATGAGGCCCCACTCCGGGGTCGGCTCGGACGGCCCGAGGCCCAGGAAGCTCAGTCCGGCGGCGGCGAGGATGCTCGACCCGATGCCGATGGTCGCCAGCACGCTCAGCGCACCCAGCACCCCGGGCACGACGTGGCGGCGGAACGCCCGCAGCGGCGGCACGCCGAGGATCCGGGCGGCCTCGACATGCTCGGCCACGCGCAGCGTCCTGGTCTGCACGCGGGCGAGGCGCACGTACACGGGTGCGGCGGCCAGCGTCACCGCGATGGCGATGTTCACCGGTCCCGGACCCAGCACGGCCACCACGACGAGCGCCACCAGGAACTCCGGGAACGCCATGAGCACGTCGTTGATGCGCATGAGCGTGACGTCCACACCCCGAGGCGACATGCCGGCGAGCGCCCCCACGAGCAGGCCCGCGGCGAGGGCGATGGCGGTGGCGAGAAGCCCGATCCCGACCGAGCGCCCCGCGCCGAACACCACGCGGGAGTACACGTCGCGGCCGCTCTGATCGGTGCCGAAGAGGTGCTCGGCGCTCGGCGGCAGCAGAGCGGCCCGGACCTCCGTCTGCAGCGGATCGTGCGTGGCGAGCAGCCCCGGCCACAGGGCGGCGACGGCGACCACGACCAGCACGACCGCGGCGGAGCCCAGCAGGATCCGCTGCCCCCGACTCATCGGACGACTCCGGGTCGGGAGGAGGCGGCGACACGGGGGTCGATCAGCGGATGCACGAGCTCCACCACCACGTTGATGACGACGAACACGAGAGCGCTCAGCAGGATGATCCCGGTGAGGACGGGGAGATCGCGGTCGTTGATGGCGGCGAGGGTGACCCGCCCCAGGCCGGGCCGGGCGAACACGGTCTCGACGAGAAGCGCACCCCCGAGGACCGAGCCGGTGAGGTAGGCCGCGAGGGTGACCGCCGACGCGGCGCCGTGGCGCACCCCGTGCCGCAGCGTGAACCAGGTGGGTCCGGCACCCCGCGCACGCACCGTCTCCGCGAAGGGCATCCGTTCCGCCTGCATCAGCCCATCACGCAGCACCTGGCTGAGCAGTGCCGCCACCGGGAGGGCGAGCGTGATCGCCGGGAGGACGATGGTCGCCGGATTGCGGGTGCCCGAGACGGGGAACCAGCCGAGACCGAACGCGAAGACGCTGAGCAGCAGCAGCCCGATCCAGAACACCGGCGAGGAGAGCACCACGAGCTCGACGCCGGCGGCCACCGTGCGCCCGACACGGCCCCGCACGAAGACCGCCA from Microbacterium paraoxydans includes the following:
- a CDS encoding ABC transporter permease; this encodes MKAVLGRALGLLASVVIVLWGAATVAFLAFRVIPGDPVSVMLGPQAQVSEAVKDGIRADLGLDRPPLEQYVGFIGQLARGDLGESYQLRLPVTEVIGRQLGATVQLSALALGIAVVLALAVAVFVRGRVGRTVAAGVELVVLSSPVFWIGLLLLSVFAFGLGWFPVSGTRNPATIVLPAITLALPVAALLSQVLRDGLMQAERMPFAETVRARGAGPTWFTLRHGVRHGAASAVTLAAYLTGSVLGGALLVETVFARPGLGRVTLAAINDRDLPVLTGIILLSALVFVVINVVVELVHPLIDPRVAASSRPGVVR
- a CDS encoding ABC transporter permease, which translates into the protein MSRGQRILLGSAAVVLVVVAVAALWPGLLATHDPLQTEVRAALLPPSAEHLFGTDQSGRDVYSRVVFGAGRSVGIGLLATAIALAAGLLVGALAGMSPRGVDVTLMRINDVLMAFPEFLVALVVVAVLGPGPVNIAIAVTLAAAPVYVRLARVQTRTLRVAEHVEAARILGVPPLRAFRRHVVPGVLGALSVLATIGIGSSILAAAGLSFLGLGPSEPTPEWGLMLAGGRNVLGQAWWVSVFPGLAITLTVVCATVVGRILRARADGRDA